The sequence below is a genomic window from Nicotiana tomentosiformis chromosome 6, ASM39032v3, whole genome shotgun sequence.
CAAGCCTACAATGCCAAAGGTATGTATGGTTTACTTGATCATCTCTTTTCCTCTTAAGACTTGAAACATGCATAATCGAATTAGCATTCACATTAGGTAAGACATAAACATCATGTTGGAGATAGCCATTCACATATAAATTATCACCATAATAAATAGAGCTAATATCATTGCTTATAATAATGCGAAAACCACGTTTGTCTAACATAGAAGCTGAAATTATGTTCGAAACAAATTTAGGAATATAATAATAATCATCCAACATAAGTACTTTGCCCGTaggcattattaaagaaattgatcTTATAGCTACGGCCGCAACTTTTGCACCATTTTCAACATGTAGAATAATTTCTCCTTTCTTCAACATTCTACTTATTTGGAACCCCTGCAACATATTGTAGATGTTATAACCACTGCCAGTATCTAATACCCATAATGAAGCATCGGTAGTAGTTAAAGaaactttgaaaatatttttcatttcagTCTTACCTTGTTTTTTGTCATTTAAAGTTGACTCCTTGCAGTTTCTCTTACAATGTTCTATCTTCTTACAATGGAAACATTCAGCATTGGATTAGTCAGCTTTGCCTCCTTTGCCTTTGGGTTTGGTCACACCACCCTTTAGGCGCAGTAGGATTCTTCTTGGGTTTATTTTTACTCTTACCCTTCTTCTTAGAAAAGTTTCCAACCAATGTGAcaattcttttcttcttctcagATGCAAGTTGATTCTCATAATCAATCAGCATGTTAAGCATCTCATGAAGATCATAATCCATTTTATGCATATTGAAATTAATAACAAATTGTGAAAAGATTTCAGAGCATGACTGCAAGATCAAATCTTTAGAAAGCTCTTTACCCAGTTTGCACCCCAACTTCTCAAGTTCTTTAATAAGATCAATTATATGATTGACATAGGGTCCAACCGGAGAGTTTCCAGTCAATTCGGATCCAAACAAAGCCCTAT
It includes:
- the LOC138894888 gene encoding uncharacterized protein; protein product: MDPTAIIEHLKKMFGTQSRTARYQLYRALFGSELTGNSPVGPYVNHIIDLIKELEKLGCKLGKELSKDLILQSCSEIFSQFVINFNMHKMDYDLHEMLNMLIDYENQLASEKKKRIVTLVGNFSKKKGKSKNKPKKNPTAPKGWCDQTQRQRRQS